A window of the Gossypium hirsutum isolate 1008001.06 chromosome A05, Gossypium_hirsutum_v2.1, whole genome shotgun sequence genome harbors these coding sequences:
- the LOC107960733 gene encoding acanthoscurrin-2, whose translation MERSSAISWGWVWFCLCVWFCASCVVEAKREGTFSSDVSRRMIDMGLRHSPAEAFGHPVTADSGYGECPGGGVGNKGCAGNGGGGGFGRGGGVGNGGLGGGFGRGGGIGNGGTGGYGGEGGVGNGGFGGGMGQGGGYGPGRGFGGGGGGGGDGGGYGYGNVGGGGGGGWARNGDGKGYGGGWGYGSPGGGKGGRYGSSASTSQKDHPR comes from the coding sequence ATGGAAAGAAGTAGTGCTATATCTTGGGGATGGGTTTGGTTTTGTTTGTGTGTGTGGTTTTGTGCAAGTTGTGTCGTTGAAGCTAAGCGGGAAGGGACGTTTTCGAGTGATGTGAGTCGTAGGATGATAGACATGGGATTAAGACACAGTCCTGCTGAAGCCTTCGGCCATCCAGTGACTGCAGATAGTGGTTATGGAGAATGCCCTGGTGGTGGTGTAGGCAATAAGGGATGTGCAGGCAACGGTGGTGGTGGTGGTTTTGGCAGGGGGGGAGGTGTAGGCAATGGTGGTCTTGGTGGAGGTTTCGGCAGAGGGGGAGGCATAGGCAATGGTGGAACCGGGGGTTATGGCGGTGAGGGAGGTGTAGGAAATGGTGGCTTTGGTGGTGGTATGGGCCAAGGTGGTGGTTATGGCCCAGGGCGTGGGTTTGggggtggaggtggaggtggagggGACGGTGGTGGCTACGGGTATGGCAATGTAGGCGGTGGAGGAGGAGGAGGCTGGGCAAGAAACGGTGATGGAAAGGGGTATGGCGGTGGGTGGGGATATGGTTCCCCAGGTGGAGGAAAAGGTGGCAGATATGGTTCTTCTGCTTCTACGTCTCAAAAGGACCATCCACGGTAA
- the LOC107958177 gene encoding uncharacterized protein At2g23090, translated as MGGGNGQKSRMAREKHVEKYKAAKGSQLESNKKAMTIQCKVCMQTFICTTSEVKCREHAESKHPKSDIYTCFPHLKK; from the exons ATGGGAGGAGGCAATGGCCAGAAATCAAGGATGGCTCGTGAGAAACACGTGGAGAAGTACAAGGCCGCTAAGG GTAGTCAGCTGGAATCAAATAAGAAAGCCATGACGATCCAG TGCAAGGTTTGCATGCAGACATTCATATGCACCACATCAGAGGTGAAGTGCAGAGAACATGCTGAATCAAAGCACCCAAAATCTGACATCTATACTTGTTTCCCTCACCttaagaaatga
- the LOC107960734 gene encoding PXMP2/4 family protein 4 isoform X1 → MGSSSGNTLKSLSNRCLLRLSSDTHSLFHGKTFNEASLTTQRRGVYSFSSPNKLASCKGSHPLRSFSTSSSSSKVGFLGWYLAKLESNPIITKSVTTSLIFAAADFTSQMITSASSYDSIRTLRMAGYGLLLLGPSQHLWFNLLSKALPKRDMLTTFKKMFLGQAVFGPLVTTVFFSYNVALQGENAEEIAARLKRDLLPTLISGAMFWPTCDFVTYKFVPVHLQFLFLHMDNLFDVHGKLKQSEHRVVGLDLSSCSATCLSFPTNHCWSDT, encoded by the exons ATGGGGAGCAGCAGCGGCAACACTCTCAAAAGCTTAAGCAACCGCTGCCTCCTTCGACTCTCTTCCGATACCCATTCGCTCTTCCATGGAAAAACCTTCAACGAAGCTTCTCTCACGACCCAAAGGCGGGGAGTTTACTCTTTCTCCTCCCCTAATAAACTTGCAAGTTGCAAAGGGTCTCATCCACTGCGTTCTTTTTCAACCTCCTCATCGTCGTCAAAGGTTGGGTTTTTGGGATGGTATTTAGCGAAGCTCGAATCCAATCCTATTATTACAAAATCTGTCACAACTTCCCTTATCTTTGCCGCTGCTGATTTTACTTCACAG ATGATCACATCAGCTTCTAGTTATGACTCGATTCGGACATTACGGATGGCTGGATATGGATTGCTTCTCTTGGGGCCATCACAGCATCTTTGGTTTAACTTATTGTCAAAAGCTTTGCCTAAACGAGATATGCTGACTACCTTCAAGAAAATGTTTCTGGGGCAGGCTGTCTTTGGACCTTTGGTCACTACCGTTTTCTTCTCCTACAATGTAGCTTTACAAG GTGAAAATGCTGAAGAGATTGCAGCTAGACTGAAGCGTGACCTCCTCCCGACATTGATAAGCGGTGCTATGTTCTGGCCAACGTGTGATTTTGTTACGTACAAGTTTGTACCTGTTCATCTCCAG TTCTTGTTCCTACATATGGACAATCTATTTGACGTACATGGCAAGCTTAAACAAAGTGAGCATCGAGTAGTGGGGCTTGACTTGAGTTCTTG caGCGCCACGTGTCTCTCGTTCCCGACTAACCACTGTTGGAGCGACACGTAA
- the LOC107960734 gene encoding PXMP2/4 family protein 4 isoform X2: protein MGSSSGNTLKSLSNRCLLRLSSDTHSLFHGKTFNEASLTTQRRGVYSFSSPNKLASCKGSHPLRSFSTSSSSSKVGFLGWYLAKLESNPIITKSVTTSLIFAAADFTSQMITSASSYDSIRTLRMAGYGLLLLGPSQHLWFNLLSKALPKRDMLTTFKKMFLGQAVFGPLVTTVFFSYNVALQGENAEEIAARLKRDLLPTLISGAMFWPTCDFVTYKFVPVHLQFLFLHMDNLFDVHGKLKQSEHRVVGLDLSSCATCLSFPTNHCWSDT from the exons ATGGGGAGCAGCAGCGGCAACACTCTCAAAAGCTTAAGCAACCGCTGCCTCCTTCGACTCTCTTCCGATACCCATTCGCTCTTCCATGGAAAAACCTTCAACGAAGCTTCTCTCACGACCCAAAGGCGGGGAGTTTACTCTTTCTCCTCCCCTAATAAACTTGCAAGTTGCAAAGGGTCTCATCCACTGCGTTCTTTTTCAACCTCCTCATCGTCGTCAAAGGTTGGGTTTTTGGGATGGTATTTAGCGAAGCTCGAATCCAATCCTATTATTACAAAATCTGTCACAACTTCCCTTATCTTTGCCGCTGCTGATTTTACTTCACAG ATGATCACATCAGCTTCTAGTTATGACTCGATTCGGACATTACGGATGGCTGGATATGGATTGCTTCTCTTGGGGCCATCACAGCATCTTTGGTTTAACTTATTGTCAAAAGCTTTGCCTAAACGAGATATGCTGACTACCTTCAAGAAAATGTTTCTGGGGCAGGCTGTCTTTGGACCTTTGGTCACTACCGTTTTCTTCTCCTACAATGTAGCTTTACAAG GTGAAAATGCTGAAGAGATTGCAGCTAGACTGAAGCGTGACCTCCTCCCGACATTGATAAGCGGTGCTATGTTCTGGCCAACGTGTGATTTTGTTACGTACAAGTTTGTACCTGTTCATCTCCAG TTCTTGTTCCTACATATGGACAATCTATTTGACGTACATGGCAAGCTTAAACAAAGTGAGCATCGAGTAGTGGGGCTTGACTTGAGTTCTTG CGCCACGTGTCTCTCGTTCCCGACTAACCACTGTTGGAGCGACACGTAA
- the LOC107960734 gene encoding PXMP2/4 family protein 4 isoform X3: MGSSSGNTLKSLSNRCLLRLSSDTHSLFHGKTFNEASLTTQRRGVYSFSSPNKLASCKGSHPLRSFSTSSSSSKVGFLGWYLAKLESNPIITKSVTTSLIFAAADFTSQMITSASSYDSIRTLRMAGYGLLLLGPSQHLWFNLLSKALPKRDMLTTFKKMFLGQAVFGPLVTTVFFSYNVALQGENAEEIAARLKRDLLPTLISGAMFWPTCDFVTYKFVPVHLQPLMNSSCSYIWTIYLTYMASLNKVSIE; encoded by the exons ATGGGGAGCAGCAGCGGCAACACTCTCAAAAGCTTAAGCAACCGCTGCCTCCTTCGACTCTCTTCCGATACCCATTCGCTCTTCCATGGAAAAACCTTCAACGAAGCTTCTCTCACGACCCAAAGGCGGGGAGTTTACTCTTTCTCCTCCCCTAATAAACTTGCAAGTTGCAAAGGGTCTCATCCACTGCGTTCTTTTTCAACCTCCTCATCGTCGTCAAAGGTTGGGTTTTTGGGATGGTATTTAGCGAAGCTCGAATCCAATCCTATTATTACAAAATCTGTCACAACTTCCCTTATCTTTGCCGCTGCTGATTTTACTTCACAG ATGATCACATCAGCTTCTAGTTATGACTCGATTCGGACATTACGGATGGCTGGATATGGATTGCTTCTCTTGGGGCCATCACAGCATCTTTGGTTTAACTTATTGTCAAAAGCTTTGCCTAAACGAGATATGCTGACTACCTTCAAGAAAATGTTTCTGGGGCAGGCTGTCTTTGGACCTTTGGTCACTACCGTTTTCTTCTCCTACAATGTAGCTTTACAAG GTGAAAATGCTGAAGAGATTGCAGCTAGACTGAAGCGTGACCTCCTCCCGACATTGATAAGCGGTGCTATGTTCTGGCCAACGTGTGATTTTGTTACGTACAAGTTTGTACCTGTTCATCTCCAG CCTCTAATGAACAGTTCTTGTTCCTACATATGGACAATCTATTTGACGTACATGGCAAGCTTAAACAAAGTGAGCATCGAGTAG
- the LOC107958178 gene encoding uncharacterized protein, whose amino-acid sequence MKVPGIWVFFFVIGTALFVFAFSSSSIPGMEFLQHVDGTSMSETSRKLKGSGYSPSNEKKSNVDVDDYDPIDPVPSSKASIKPGPIEHGSPLIPYIPKPSPPDHPKIGGST is encoded by the exons ATGAAGGTTCCTGGGATTTGGGTTTTCTTCTTTGTGATCGGGACAGCTTTGTTCGTCTTTGCGTTCAGCAGCTCCTCCATTCCCG GTATGGAGTTTTTGCAGCATGTTGATGGTACGAGTATGAGTGAAACAAGTAGAAAGCTGAAG GGGAGTGGATACAGTCCAAGCAATGAAAAGAAGAGCAATGTGGATGTGGATGATTACGATCCTATTGATCCAGTTCCAAGCTCCAAAGCATCCATAAAACCTGGTCCTATTGAGCATGGTAGTCCTCTTATTCCGTACATCCCAAAACCCTCACCTCCAGATCATCCCAAAATTGGTGGTTCCACTTAG